The following coding sequences lie in one Sphingobium sp. KCTC 72723 genomic window:
- a CDS encoding translocation/assembly module TamB domain-containing protein, whose protein sequence is MTQDDTPTQTVVIRQGRPMWQKIAIGIVGLAVALVVLAAGLLLGLNSQPGKKFLIQQIAAFKLESGMAIEVGRIDGSIYSDMVIHDLVLRDPKGVFAVSPRVHVVWKPFRYVNNHISVSLLETPLVVLARSPQFNVTPTDPNAPILPDLDIDVDRMKIGKFILAKPVIGQKREIAIDGVTHIADGRAILSADAIVDSGDRLQAKLDAVPDQNRLAMSGTLTAPKGGVIAAMSGLTDGMTATLDGKGTWQAWDGRIIATSPKGELANIAIAARDGAFSAKGPVRPGLIMAGTVDRLTAPQLDVDLFAGLNERRVNLKATLRSPALSADAQGGVDLGTSRFSALKINAALLTPGAIMDKVKGRDVRAAIILDGPMATPFIDYDITAKYLAFDATGIENLKANGRAVIDADRIRIPVSATASRVTGLNAAAGGLMNNLRVKGDFAYAGGKLISDNLKIDSDRIDATAIILADLDNALYRGALKGRVNDYRIDGVGIVNLNTDVKLVPGPKGGFGLSGRFGVRTARWDNASVRDFLGGNAIATGRIGMTSEGKFTLADLKGAAPNFTIRSGSGSYDTNGQIAFDATAASRQYGPLALIVRGTMERPQAVLRAARPNVGVQLSDVVAKLNGEAAGYRLEATGGSPYGPFFANVLIRTAKGPLTIDIAKARFAGVDMAGTVQQSAAGPFTGLLSMNGSGITGAVRLAAVGKAQGVDLNATASNAKLPGDAEIVIGRAIVTASMVLTDQPRITADAQIANAAYGDYVVRKARGRIDYQGGRGRAQLVADGSSGVPFSVALNAALRPNLYAVALQGKAGNIPFRLANPAIIRTEASGYRLEPASLVLPQGKVDLAGRFGGTTALQARFKDFDLAIANMAAPGLGIGGKATGTLDFAQSGNAFPTATTRLAIVDFRRSSLTAVSNPVSMQIEGKLSAAGGDLRGLIRRGSSTLGRFVATLAPPGPGAGWAQQLQAAPLGGGIRYAGPADVLFSFAGLADQQLTGGIAVAADFSGRLTDPRINGIARANALTYENETFGTRVTQMKLDGRFTNDHLEIRDFSGRAGEGSVLASGNVGLAADAGFPMDIAVKLDRARLARSEAITSVVSGTLNISNSAANGGLIKGDLTLPETRYKVAWQGGTDIRQLQGVRRKGEGVDVLDQRIADRKAAAAPSTWKLDIRVRADNEIYVTGMGLDSEWKTNMRVTGTTAAPRVTGKLESIRGRYSFSGKQFELEQGVITFNGPMLNPVLAIKAQTKIDTVTAGIQVTGSAQQPDIAFISTPTLPQDEILSRILFGDNVANLSATQAIQLAAALNGLRGGSGGLNPMGKLQGASGLDRIGIVGGDEATGRGTSLAVGQHISNNIYVEVITDSKGFTATQLEIALSRTLSLLSKTGTNAGSSANLRYSKDY, encoded by the coding sequence ATGACGCAGGACGACACCCCGACCCAGACCGTGGTGATCCGGCAAGGGCGCCCGATGTGGCAGAAGATCGCGATCGGCATCGTCGGCCTTGCCGTCGCGCTGGTCGTGCTGGCGGCGGGCCTGCTGCTTGGCCTCAATAGCCAGCCGGGCAAGAAATTCCTGATCCAGCAGATCGCTGCGTTCAAACTGGAATCGGGCATGGCCATCGAAGTCGGGCGGATCGACGGGTCGATCTACAGCGACATGGTGATCCACGATCTGGTCCTGCGCGATCCCAAGGGCGTGTTTGCGGTGTCGCCCCGCGTCCATGTCGTGTGGAAGCCGTTTCGTTATGTGAACAATCACATCTCGGTCAGTCTGCTCGAAACCCCGCTCGTCGTGCTGGCGCGCAGCCCGCAGTTCAATGTGACCCCGACCGATCCCAACGCCCCGATTCTGCCCGATCTGGACATCGACGTCGACCGGATGAAGATTGGCAAATTCATCCTCGCAAAGCCGGTCATCGGCCAGAAGCGCGAAATCGCGATCGACGGTGTGACTCATATCGCCGATGGCCGGGCGATCCTGTCCGCCGACGCCATCGTCGATAGCGGCGACCGCTTGCAAGCGAAGCTGGACGCGGTGCCGGACCAAAATCGCCTGGCCATGAGCGGCACGCTGACCGCGCCCAAGGGCGGCGTCATTGCCGCCATGTCGGGCCTGACCGATGGCATGACCGCGACGCTGGACGGCAAGGGGACGTGGCAGGCATGGGACGGGCGCATCATCGCCACCAGTCCCAAGGGTGAGCTTGCCAACATCGCCATCGCCGCGCGCGACGGCGCTTTTTCCGCCAAAGGCCCGGTCCGCCCCGGCCTGATCATGGCTGGCACCGTCGATCGGCTGACCGCGCCGCAACTGGACGTGGACCTGTTTGCGGGCCTTAACGAACGGCGCGTGAACCTGAAAGCCACGCTGCGCTCTCCTGCTCTTTCCGCCGATGCGCAAGGGGGCGTCGACCTTGGCACGAGCCGCTTCAGCGCGCTGAAGATCAACGCGGCGCTGCTGACCCCCGGCGCGATCATGGACAAGGTGAAGGGCCGCGACGTGCGCGCCGCCATCATCCTCGACGGGCCGATGGCGACGCCGTTCATCGACTATGACATCACGGCCAAATATCTGGCGTTCGACGCGACCGGCATCGAAAATCTCAAAGCCAACGGGCGGGCAGTGATCGACGCGGACCGCATCCGCATTCCCGTCAGCGCGACCGCCAGCCGGGTGACGGGCCTTAACGCAGCGGCAGGCGGCCTGATGAACAATCTGCGGGTGAAGGGCGATTTCGCCTATGCGGGCGGGAAGCTTATCAGCGACAATCTCAAGATCGACAGCGACCGGATCGATGCCACCGCCATCATCCTGGCCGACCTCGACAACGCGCTTTATCGCGGCGCGCTGAAGGGTAGGGTCAATGATTATCGCATCGACGGCGTCGGCATCGTCAACCTGAACACCGACGTCAAGCTGGTCCCCGGACCCAAGGGCGGCTTTGGCCTGTCGGGGCGTTTCGGCGTGCGCACGGCGCGCTGGGACAATGCGTCGGTGCGCGATTTTCTGGGTGGCAACGCCATCGCCACCGGGCGCATAGGCATGACATCCGAAGGCAAATTCACGCTGGCAGACCTTAAAGGTGCCGCGCCCAATTTCACCATCCGGTCGGGGTCGGGCAGTTACGACACGAACGGCCAGATCGCGTTCGACGCGACCGCTGCTTCGCGCCAATATGGCCCGCTGGCGCTGATCGTGCGCGGCACGATGGAACGGCCACAGGCGGTGCTGCGCGCGGCACGGCCCAATGTCGGGGTGCAATTGTCCGATGTCGTCGCCAAGCTGAACGGCGAAGCGGCCGGCTATCGCCTCGAAGCCACCGGCGGATCGCCTTATGGTCCTTTCTTCGCCAATGTCCTGATCCGCACCGCCAAAGGCCCGTTGACGATCGACATCGCCAAGGCGCGCTTTGCCGGAGTCGATATGGCCGGGACGGTGCAGCAAAGCGCCGCCGGTCCCTTCACCGGCCTGTTGAGCATGAACGGGTCCGGCATCACCGGCGCGGTGCGTCTGGCGGCCGTCGGCAAGGCGCAGGGGGTCGACCTCAACGCCACCGCCAGCAACGCCAAATTGCCCGGCGACGCGGAAATCGTGATCGGCCGCGCCATCGTCACCGCATCCATGGTGCTGACCGACCAGCCGCGCATCACTGCCGACGCGCAGATCGCCAATGCGGCCTATGGCGATTATGTCGTGCGCAAGGCGCGCGGCAGGATCGACTATCAGGGCGGGCGTGGCCGCGCGCAATTGGTCGCCGACGGCTCCAGCGGCGTGCCTTTCTCGGTCGCGCTCAACGCGGCCTTGCGCCCCAATCTCTACGCCGTCGCGTTGCAGGGGAAGGCCGGCAACATCCCCTTCCGCCTCGCCAACCCCGCCATCATCCGCACCGAAGCATCAGGCTATCGCCTGGAACCGGCATCGCTGGTCCTGCCGCAGGGCAAGGTCGATCTGGCCGGGCGGTTCGGCGGCACCACCGCATTGCAGGCGCGCTTCAAGGATTTCGACCTTGCCATCGCCAACATGGCCGCGCCGGGCCTGGGCATCGGCGGCAAGGCGACCGGGACGCTCGATTTTGCACAAAGCGGCAACGCCTTTCCCACCGCGACCACGCGCCTCGCCATCGTCGATTTCCGCCGGTCGAGCCTGACCGCCGTGTCGAACCCGGTGTCGATGCAGATCGAGGGCAAGCTGTCGGCGGCGGGCGGCGACCTGCGCGGCCTGATCCGCCGGGGCAGCAGCACGCTGGGCCGCTTCGTTGCGACCCTCGCCCCGCCCGGACCGGGCGCGGGATGGGCGCAGCAATTGCAGGCCGCGCCATTGGGCGGCGGCATCCGCTATGCCGGTCCCGCCGACGTGCTGTTCTCCTTCGCAGGCTTGGCCGACCAGCAGTTGACGGGCGGCATCGCCGTAGCGGCTGATTTCAGCGGACGGCTGACCGATCCGCGCATTAACGGCATCGCCCGCGCAAACGCCCTGACTTATGAGAATGAGACGTTCGGCACCCGCGTCACCCAGATGAAACTGGACGGGCGCTTTACTAACGATCATCTGGAAATCCGTGACTTTTCCGGCCGCGCGGGCGAAGGCAGCGTGCTGGCGTCGGGCAATGTCGGGCTGGCCGCCGACGCCGGTTTCCCGATGGACATTGCCGTCAAGCTGGACCGCGCCCGTCTGGCGCGCAGCGAAGCGATCACCAGCGTGGTCAGCGGCACGCTCAACATCAGCAACAGCGCAGCCAATGGCGGCCTGATCAAGGGCGACCTGACCCTGCCCGAAACCCGTTACAAGGTCGCTTGGCAGGGTGGCACCGACATCCGCCAGTTGCAGGGCGTTCGCCGCAAGGGCGAGGGCGTCGACGTGCTGGACCAGCGGATCGCGGATCGCAAGGCGGCGGCTGCGCCCTCGACCTGGAAACTCGATATTCGGGTGCGGGCCGACAATGAAATCTACGTCACGGGCATGGGGCTGGATTCCGAATGGAAAACCAACATGCGCGTCACTGGAACGACTGCTGCGCCGCGCGTGACCGGCAAGCTGGAATCGATCCGTGGTCGCTACAGCTTTTCGGGCAAGCAGTTCGAGCTGGAACAGGGCGTCATTACCTTTAACGGGCCGATGCTGAACCCGGTGCTGGCGATCAAGGCACAAACCAAGATCGACACCGTGACGGCGGGTATTCAGGTGACCGGCAGCGCACAGCAGCCCGACATCGCCTTCATCTCCACGCCGACCTTGCCGCAGGACGAGATATTGTCGCGCATCCTGTTCGGCGACAATGTGGCCAACCTGTCGGCAACGCAGGCGATCCAGCTGGCGGCGGCGTTGAACGGCCTGCGCGGGGGCAGCGGCGGGCTGAACCCGATGGGCAAGCTGCAAGGCGCATCGGGCCTCGACCGCATCGGCATCGTGGGTGGCGATGAAGCGACCGGGCGTGGCACGTCGCTGGCGGTGGGTCAGCATATCTCCAATAATATCTATGTGGAGGTGATCACGGACTCCAAGGGCTTTACCGCCACTCAGTTGGAAATCGCGCTGTCGCGGACGTTGAGCCTGTTGTCCAAGACCGGCACCAATGCCGGATCGTCTGCCAACCTGCGCTATTCGAAGGATTATTGA
- a CDS encoding transglutaminase-like domain-containing protein — protein sequence MRVAIEAILDYDFAEPTDVLLAVEAAAMPDQRIVDQSHIINNAGPLTNKVGGSGVGRRTWTRTGTGRMVSTYRATVDVERPTVDLASLSKSPLPSLPEEVLPFIWPSRYCEADRFVSFVCGHFPDLEGGALVLALRDWVQQNLTYASGSSDGTTSAADTFVAQQGVCRDFAHLTAALIRSRDIPARLVSVYALGLDPPDFHAVVEVWLDGAWHLVDATALAPVETMVRIAVGRDATDIAFMTIFGGGMMNAQSITVTQLEG from the coding sequence ATGCGCGTCGCGATCGAGGCGATACTGGATTATGACTTCGCCGAACCGACCGACGTGCTGCTGGCGGTGGAGGCCGCGGCCATGCCCGACCAGCGCATCGTCGATCAGTCGCACATCATCAACAATGCAGGGCCGCTGACCAACAAGGTGGGGGGCAGCGGTGTGGGTCGTCGCACCTGGACCCGCACCGGCACCGGGCGGATGGTCAGCACTTACCGCGCGACGGTGGATGTCGAGCGGCCAACGGTCGACCTGGCGTCTCTCTCCAAAAGCCCGCTGCCCAGCCTGCCCGAAGAAGTGCTGCCCTTCATCTGGCCCAGCCGCTATTGCGAAGCGGACCGTTTCGTCAGCTTCGTGTGCGGCCACTTCCCCGATCTGGAAGGGGGAGCGCTGGTGCTGGCGCTGCGCGACTGGGTCCAGCAAAATCTGACTTACGCCTCTGGTAGCTCCGACGGGACCACCAGCGCCGCCGACACTTTCGTCGCGCAACAGGGTGTCTGCCGCGATTTCGCGCACCTGACCGCCGCGCTCATCCGGTCGCGCGACATTCCCGCCCGCCTCGTGTCGGTCTATGCGCTTGGCCTCGATCCGCCAGATTTCCATGCGGTTGTCGAAGTGTGGCTCGACGGTGCCTGGCATCTGGTCGATGCGACCGCGCTGGCCCCGGTCGAAACCATGGTCCGCATCGCCGTGGGCCGCGACGCCACCGACATCGCCTTCATGACCATCTTTGGCGGTGGCATGATGAACGCGCAATCGATCACGGTGACGCAGCTGGAGGGGTAG
- the recA gene encoding recombinase RecA, giving the protein MTAMLSLIDSKKNGTMDRQKALDAALAQIDRAFGKGSAMKLGSREKLEIESISSGSLGLDIALGIGGLPKGRIIEIYGPESSGKTTLALHVIAEAQKNGGTAAFVDAEHALDPGYAKKLGVDIEELIVSQPDTGEQALEIVDTLVRSNAIDVLVIDSVAALVPRAEIEGEMGDSHVGLQARLMSQALRKLTGSISRSKCMVIFINQVRMKIGVMYGNPETTTGGNALKFYASVRLDIRRTGQIKDRDDIVGNATRVKVVKNKVAPPFKQVEFDIMYGEGISKIGEILDLGVKAGIVEKSGAWFSYDSVRVGQGRENAKTFLKAHPEMADRLEKAIRGKTDVVAEAMIAGPEAEDDDE; this is encoded by the coding sequence ATGACCGCAATGCTCTCACTCATCGATTCCAAGAAGAACGGGACCATGGACAGACAGAAAGCATTGGACGCCGCGCTGGCGCAGATCGACCGCGCCTTTGGCAAGGGCAGCGCGATGAAGCTGGGCAGCCGCGAGAAGCTGGAGATCGAATCGATCTCGTCCGGCTCGCTTGGCCTCGACATCGCGTTGGGCATTGGCGGCCTTCCCAAGGGACGGATCATCGAAATCTATGGCCCGGAAAGTTCGGGCAAGACCACGTTGGCGCTGCATGTCATCGCCGAAGCGCAGAAAAATGGCGGCACGGCGGCGTTCGTCGACGCTGAACATGCGCTCGATCCGGGTTATGCCAAGAAGCTGGGCGTCGATATCGAAGAATTGATCGTGTCGCAGCCCGATACGGGCGAACAGGCACTGGAAATCGTCGATACGCTGGTGCGCTCCAACGCGATCGACGTGCTGGTGATTGACTCCGTCGCGGCGCTGGTGCCGCGTGCGGAAATCGAGGGGGAGATGGGCGACAGCCATGTCGGCCTCCAGGCCCGCTTGATGAGCCAGGCGCTGCGCAAGCTGACAGGTTCGATCTCGCGTTCCAAATGCATGGTCATCTTCATCAACCAGGTTCGCATGAAGATCGGCGTGATGTATGGTAACCCGGAAACGACGACCGGCGGCAATGCGCTGAAATTCTACGCCTCGGTTCGGCTCGACATCCGGCGCACTGGCCAGATCAAGGATCGCGACGACATCGTCGGCAACGCGACCCGCGTGAAGGTGGTCAAGAACAAGGTCGCACCGCCGTTCAAGCAGGTCGAATTCGACATCATGTATGGCGAAGGCATTTCCAAGATCGGCGAGATTCTCGATCTGGGCGTCAAGGCCGGGATCGTCGAGAAATCGGGTGCCTGGTTCTCCTACGATTCGGTTCGTGTGGGGCAGGGGCGTGAAAACGCCAAGACCTTCCTCAAGGCGCATCCCGAAATGGCCGATCGTCTGGAAAAGGCGATCCGGGGCAAGACCGATGTAGTCGCCGAAGCCATGATTGCCGGACCCGAAGCGGAGGATGATGACGAATAA
- a CDS encoding response regulator — translation MSEGKSILIVEDEAMIGMMLEDYLDALGYRLHAVAASVEEACDHARAGGFDAALVDCNLQGEKSWPVADILAQAGVPFVFATGGMADDLPSDHAGRPTLAKPFTIGAVERALGKILSGE, via the coding sequence ATGTCTGAAGGCAAAAGCATCTTGATCGTCGAGGATGAAGCGATGATCGGCATGATGCTGGAGGATTATCTCGATGCACTGGGCTATCGCCTGCACGCGGTCGCCGCGTCGGTGGAGGAAGCGTGCGACCATGCGCGGGCTGGCGGTTTCGATGCGGCGCTGGTGGATTGCAATCTTCAGGGCGAAAAAAGCTGGCCGGTGGCCGACATATTGGCGCAGGCCGGCGTGCCATTCGTCTTTGCGACCGGCGGAATGGCCGATGACCTGCCGTCCGATCATGCGGGCCGCCCGACCCTGGCCAAACCCTTCACGATCGGCGCAGTCGAACGGGCGCTGGGCAAGATATTGAGCGGGGAATAG
- a CDS encoding ATP-binding protein: MAARVNGKQDAWLNQPQSRLALPLLIGAALLSAGLVLHAVGNWPLAAGFAATIMIVAALLSWYRHLYPPQAVAGEAVPDWTVARAVADASTQAIAVTDRSGRLVCASDLFGEWFAGFPAPPGITGDAALTESLTIAARAAWRDGDARVEGVAQGALRLDIDIVRTGRSEDYLFWRFTPVRQPSALDDVNRFLTGEAGRQMGEAGIMALMIGGEGRIRAANGAFLLRATGRIDANIIGRDFAAHMRVDDKGRLFLAREEQGGLPLRLLQVPLKRVAQPHGTASGTGPGGALTSAQGSAQDGPMLLLLIDEPAGGGGTSALSYIETLLSLLPFGLAMADRDGRVLFVNNAFARVAGLKAGDKPSYPGDLVVREDQAAVADAVRRFAVGPQMSGDIAVRMRDQPDEPIALSLAGVRGLGEAAVLLSLKDNSEESKLKRQVAQATKMQAIGQLAGGVAHDFNNILTAIIGHCDLMLMRHTPGDSDYDDIQQIKSNSNRAAGLTRQLLAFSRQQTLRPQILQLPDIVADVSNLLKRLLGENVKLEVSHGRNLGALRADPGQLEQVIVNLAVNARDAMPQGGTVNIQTYSVPAIKVREMRQQILPVGDYTALRVSDTGLGIPPDILAKIFEPFFTTKELGKGTGLGLSTVYGIVKQSGGYIFAESELGRGASFVIYLPVYAGSDVDQPAPVKAAPAPRAETWGTGTILLVEDEDMVRAVAERALVRQGYKVLTANDGEQGLEVLAGDVPIDLLISDVVMPNMDGPAMVAQARRAFPHLPVLFMSGYAEEQLRKSIDIANVAFLPKPFSVSQLAQAASDAMAMAPPPA, from the coding sequence ATGGCCGCGCGGGTGAACGGCAAACAGGATGCCTGGCTGAACCAGCCGCAATCGCGGCTGGCTTTGCCGTTGCTGATTGGCGCGGCATTGCTGTCGGCTGGACTTGTTCTCCATGCCGTGGGCAACTGGCCGCTGGCGGCGGGCTTTGCCGCGACCATCATGATCGTCGCGGCGCTGCTGTCCTGGTATCGTCATCTCTATCCGCCGCAGGCCGTGGCTGGCGAGGCCGTGCCGGACTGGACCGTGGCGCGCGCCGTGGCCGATGCCTCGACGCAGGCGATCGCCGTCACCGACCGCAGCGGGCGGCTGGTCTGCGCCAGCGATCTGTTTGGCGAATGGTTTGCGGGCTTCCCCGCGCCGCCGGGCATTACCGGCGACGCAGCCCTGACCGAAAGCCTCACCATCGCCGCGCGCGCGGCATGGCGTGATGGCGACGCGCGAGTGGAGGGCGTGGCGCAGGGCGCGCTGCGGCTCGACATCGACATCGTGCGCACCGGACGGTCGGAAGATTATCTGTTCTGGCGCTTCACCCCGGTACGGCAACCCAGCGCGCTGGACGACGTCAACCGTTTCCTGACCGGGGAAGCGGGACGGCAAATGGGCGAAGCGGGCATCATGGCGCTGATGATCGGCGGCGAAGGGCGCATCCGTGCCGCCAATGGTGCCTTCCTGCTGCGTGCCACCGGGCGGATCGACGCCAACATCATCGGACGCGATTTCGCCGCGCATATGCGGGTGGATGACAAGGGACGGCTGTTCCTGGCGCGCGAGGAGCAGGGCGGATTGCCGCTGCGCCTGTTGCAGGTGCCTTTGAAGCGCGTGGCACAACCCCATGGCACTGCATCAGGCACTGGGCCGGGCGGGGCGCTGACCAGTGCGCAGGGGAGCGCGCAGGATGGGCCGATGCTGCTGCTGCTGATCGACGAACCGGCGGGCGGGGGCGGCACGTCGGCGCTCTCCTATATCGAAACACTGTTGTCGCTGCTGCCCTTTGGCCTTGCCATGGCGGACCGGGACGGGCGGGTGCTGTTCGTCAACAATGCCTTCGCGCGGGTCGCGGGGCTGAAAGCGGGCGACAAGCCCAGCTATCCCGGCGATCTGGTGGTGCGCGAAGATCAGGCGGCGGTGGCCGACGCGGTGCGGCGCTTTGCCGTCGGGCCGCAAATGTCGGGCGACATTGCGGTGCGGATGCGCGACCAGCCCGACGAGCCGATCGCGCTCAGCCTGGCGGGGGTGCGCGGCTTGGGCGAAGCAGCGGTGCTGCTCTCCCTCAAGGACAATAGTGAGGAATCCAAGCTCAAGCGGCAGGTGGCGCAGGCGACCAAGATGCAGGCGATTGGCCAGCTGGCAGGCGGCGTCGCGCATGATTTCAACAATATCCTGACCGCCATCATCGGCCATTGCGACCTGATGCTGATGCGCCACACGCCCGGCGACAGCGATTATGACGATATTCAGCAGATCAAATCGAACAGCAATCGCGCGGCGGGCCTGACACGGCAATTACTCGCTTTCTCGCGCCAGCAGACGTTGCGGCCGCAGATCCTGCAATTGCCCGACATCGTGGCCGACGTGTCCAATCTGCTCAAACGCCTGCTGGGCGAAAATGTGAAGCTGGAAGTCAGCCATGGCCGCAATCTGGGCGCGCTGCGCGCCGACCCCGGCCAGCTGGAACAGGTGATCGTCAATCTGGCGGTCAATGCCCGCGACGCCATGCCGCAGGGCGGGACGGTCAATATCCAGACTTACAGCGTGCCAGCGATCAAGGTGCGCGAAATGCGCCAGCAAATCCTGCCGGTGGGCGATTATACGGCGCTGCGTGTGTCGGACACCGGGCTTGGCATCCCGCCCGACATCCTGGCCAAGATTTTCGAACCATTCTTTACCACCAAGGAACTGGGCAAGGGGACGGGCCTGGGCCTCTCCACCGTCTATGGCATCGTCAAACAGTCGGGCGGCTATATCTTTGCCGAATCCGAACTGGGGCGTGGGGCCAGCTTCGTCATCTATCTGCCGGTCTATGCCGGGTCCGATGTGGATCAGCCCGCGCCGGTCAAGGCAGCGCCTGCACCGCGCGCGGAGACATGGGGGACCGGCACCATATTGCTGGTGGAGGATGAGGATATGGTCCGCGCCGTCGCCGAACGCGCGCTGGTGCGGCAGGGGTATAAGGTGCTGACTGCCAATGATGGCGAACAGGGGCTGGAAGTGCTGGCCGGCGACGTGCCGATCGACCTGCTGATTTCCGACGTGGTGATGCCCAATATGGATGGCCCCGCGATGGTGGCGCAGGCCCGGCGCGCTTTCCCGCACTTGCCGGTCCTGTTCATGTCCGGCTATGCCGAAGAACAGCTGCGCAAGTCGATCGACATTGCCAACGTCGCCTTCCTGCCCAAACCCTTTTCCGTCAGCCAACTGGCGCAGGCGGCCAGCGACGCGATGGCGATGGCGCCGCCTCCCGCCTGA
- a CDS encoding DUF2062 domain-containing protein — MSHGQNRTRLARWWHANAPTRESLEHNRFLAPVAHRVLEPSLWRFTRRSVPRGVALGLLVGIFLLIPGIQIAGAALLALPFRANIPVAAAMTFLSNPATTPLILWASVYIGNWMLGRSADASGFMTLVDHHASIGQWCAWLLSEAAPAMLLGLAIISIAAGVIGFFIADWVWRHRMGRKWHARKFRIGKAHESSALEEVAPV; from the coding sequence ATGAGCCACGGTCAGAATCGCACGAGACTGGCCCGTTGGTGGCACGCGAACGCGCCGACTCGCGAAAGCCTGGAACATAACAGGTTTCTGGCCCCCGTCGCGCATCGCGTGCTGGAACCCTCGCTATGGCGCTTTACCCGCCGGTCGGTGCCGCGTGGAGTCGCGCTGGGGCTGCTGGTCGGCATCTTCCTGCTGATCCCCGGCATCCAGATTGCAGGTGCGGCGCTGCTGGCGCTGCCGTTCCGGGCCAATATTCCCGTCGCCGCCGCCATGACATTCCTGTCCAATCCGGCCACGACACCGCTGATCCTGTGGGCGTCGGTCTATATCGGCAACTGGATGCTGGGGCGCAGCGCCGATGCGTCCGGTTTCATGACCCTGGTGGATCATCACGCCTCTATCGGCCAGTGGTGCGCATGGCTGCTGTCCGAAGCCGCCCCCGCCATGCTGCTGGGGCTGGCGATCATTTCGATCGCGGCGGGCGTGATCGGCTTCTTCATCGCCGACTGGGTATGGCGGCACCGCATGGGCCGCAAATGGCACGCGCGCAAATTCAGGATTGGCAAGGCCCATGAAAGCAGCGCATTGGAGGAAGTCGCCCCCGTCTGA
- the smpB gene encoding SsrA-binding protein SmpB: MARPRTATFDKKKIVAENRRARFDYFIEDVFEAGIALQGTEVKALRGGEGNIAESYAEVKGNQVFLVNSNIPEYSHGNRENHEPKRPRKLLLHEREIEKMHSAVSRKGMTLVPLMIYFNSTGRAKIELALAKGKQNHDKRETIKDRDWKRDQQRIMRDKG, encoded by the coding sequence ATGGCCCGCCCGCGTACCGCCACATTCGACAAGAAGAAGATCGTCGCCGAAAACCGGCGCGCGCGCTTTGACTATTTCATCGAGGATGTGTTCGAAGCGGGCATCGCGTTGCAGGGGACCGAGGTCAAGGCGCTGCGCGGCGGCGAAGGCAATATCGCCGAAAGCTATGCCGAGGTGAAGGGCAATCAGGTGTTTCTGGTGAACAGCAACATCCCCGAATATAGCCATGGCAACCGCGAGAATCATGAACCCAAGCGGCCCCGCAAGCTGTTGCTGCATGAACGCGAGATCGAAAAGATGCACAGCGCCGTGTCGCGCAAGGGCATGACGCTGGTGCCGCTGATGATCTATTTCAACAGCACCGGCCGGGCCAAGATCGAGCTGGCGCTGGCCAAGGGCAAGCAGAATCACGACAAGCGCGAAACGATCAAGGATCGCGACTGGAAGCGCGACCAGCAGCGCATCATGCGGGACAAGGGCTGA
- the dapA gene encoding 4-hydroxy-tetrahydrodipicolinate synthase codes for MFSGSIPALVTPFRDGAVDEAAFRALVDWQIAEGSSALVPCGTTGESATMTVDEHNRVIAICVDQAAGRVPVIAGCGSNDTRIALEHMYAAQGAGADAALVVAPYYNKPNQDGVYQHFAYLAERCALPIVLYNVPSRTITDIGVPVIHRLSEEFQTIVGIKDATGNLGRVSAQRLACRPDFCQLSGNDETALGFNAMGGKGCISVTANVAPRLVAEFQAACAAHDWDGALALQDRLYPLHDALFSDSSPGPVKYALTRVRPDMPGDVRLPITWPSESSRAAVDRALEIAGLV; via the coding sequence ATGTTTTCCGGCTCGATTCCGGCTCTGGTGACCCCGTTTCGCGACGGCGCGGTGGATGAGGCCGCGTTTCGCGCGCTGGTCGACTGGCAAATTGCGGAAGGATCGAGTGCGCTCGTGCCGTGCGGCACGACGGGCGAAAGCGCGACGATGACGGTCGATGAGCATAATCGCGTCATCGCCATTTGCGTCGATCAGGCCGCTGGGCGCGTGCCGGTGATCGCTGGTTGCGGGTCCAACGACACCCGCATCGCGCTGGAACATATGTACGCCGCGCAAGGGGCGGGGGCGGACGCGGCGCTGGTGGTCGCGCCTTATTATAACAAGCCCAATCAGGACGGCGTCTATCAGCATTTCGCTTACCTTGCCGAACGCTGCGCCCTGCCGATCGTGCTGTATAATGTTCCCAGCCGCACCATCACCGACATTGGCGTGCCGGTCATCCACCGCCTGTCGGAAGAATTTCAGACGATCGTGGGAATCAAGGACGCTACCGGGAATCTGGGGCGTGTCAGCGCACAGCGACTCGCCTGCCGCCCGGATTTCTGCCAGCTGTCGGGGAATGACGAAACCGCGCTGGGATTCAACGCCATGGGCGGCAAGGGGTGCATTTCGGTCACTGCCAATGTCGCGCCGCGTCTGGTCGCCGAATTTCAGGCCGCCTGCGCCGCCCATGATTGGGATGGTGCATTGGCGTTGCAGGATCGTCTCTACCCCTTGCATGATGCCCTGTTCAGCGATTCTTCACCTGGCCCTGTCAAATATGCGCTTACGCGCGTTCGGCCCGACATGCCCGGCGACGTCCGGCTGCCAATCACATGGCCGTCGGAATCCAGCCGGGCGGCGGTCGACCGCGCATTGGAGATTGCAGGACTGGTTTGA